The Branchiostoma lanceolatum isolate klBraLanc5 chromosome 10, klBraLanc5.hap2, whole genome shotgun sequence genome has a window encoding:
- the LOC136443332 gene encoding retinal rod rhodopsin-sensitive cGMP 3',5'-cyclic phosphodiesterase subunit delta isoform X1 has protein sequence MKVDTHLHLNWMNLRDADSGKILWQGSEDLSVPGTEHEARVPKKILKCRAVSREINFSSIEQMERFRLEQKVLFKGRVLEEWYFEFGFVIPNSTNTWQSIIEAAPENQMMPANVLSGNVVIETNFYDKDLLVSTSRVRLFYV, from the exons ATGAAGGTGGACACGCATTTACATCT CAACTGGATGAACCTGCGTGATGCAGACTCAGGAAAGATCCTGTGGCAGGGGAGTGAGGACCTGTCCGTACCAGGAACTGAGCATGAAG CCCGAGTACCCAAGAAGATCCTGAAGTGCCGAGCAGTTTCCCGGGAAATCAACTTCTCCTCCATCGAACAGATGGAGAGGTTCCGCCTGGAGCAGAAGGTCCTGTTTAAGGGCAGGGTCTTAGAAG AGTGGTACTTTGAGTTTGGTTTTGTGATCCCCAACTCCACCAACACTTGGCAGTCCATCATAGAGGCAGCGCCAGAGAATCAGATGATGCCAGCAAATGTGCTCAG CGGGAACGTGGTGATCGAGACAAACTTTTACGACAAGGACCTATTAGTCAGCACGTCCAGAGTACGCCTCTTCTACGTCTGA
- the LOC136443332 gene encoding retinal rod rhodopsin-sensitive cGMP 3',5'-cyclic phosphodiesterase subunit delta isoform X2, with amino-acid sequence MPSRAEDILNGFKLNWMNLRDADSGKILWQGSEDLSVPGTEHEARVPKKILKCRAVSREINFSSIEQMERFRLEQKVLFKGRVLEEWYFEFGFVIPNSTNTWQSIIEAAPENQMMPANVLSGNVVIETNFYDKDLLVSTSRVRLFYV; translated from the exons CAACTGGATGAACCTGCGTGATGCAGACTCAGGAAAGATCCTGTGGCAGGGGAGTGAGGACCTGTCCGTACCAGGAACTGAGCATGAAG CCCGAGTACCCAAGAAGATCCTGAAGTGCCGAGCAGTTTCCCGGGAAATCAACTTCTCCTCCATCGAACAGATGGAGAGGTTCCGCCTGGAGCAGAAGGTCCTGTTTAAGGGCAGGGTCTTAGAAG AGTGGTACTTTGAGTTTGGTTTTGTGATCCCCAACTCCACCAACACTTGGCAGTCCATCATAGAGGCAGCGCCAGAGAATCAGATGATGCCAGCAAATGTGCTCAG CGGGAACGTGGTGATCGAGACAAACTTTTACGACAAGGACCTATTAGTCAGCACGTCCAGAGTACGCCTCTTCTACGTCTGA